GACGGCGGCCATACCGGCATCGTTCTGGCCCGTGGTCAGGTAAGCCACATTCTCGACGACATCCTGGCGGATCTCGGCCATGGACAGGTGCGGTGACGGCACCCCGACCCGCTTCACCTGGTAACAGTTAAACACCCCTTTCAGGTTCAGCATCCCGTCAAAGCAGGCACTGACGTCCTGCATCGCCACCGGGTCGTCCTGGACATCCTGATCGCTGAGCAGGAACCGATTCTGAGCCGGGCCATACTGGGTCAAAAAGACGATGTGCTCATAGCCACGGATCAATTGATATTGATATCTCGACGGAATGTACCCCATATCAAAATCACACAACACCGGACACTGACGGCTGAACCGGTCACCGATGTACTCAAGCAGCGCGGCAAACTCGGTAAAAGGGATCACCTCAATGTCAAGCCCGCACCGCTCACGCAGCAAATCAGCCATTTTCCCGTCGACATGACGAGCATGAACATCCAGATACGGCCCCGTCTGGTCGCGGAAAAACTCAAACCGGGCAAACCGGGTTTCGGGGTGGATCAACGCCGGGTGCGAATGGTGATCCGGCCGAAAAGAGAAGTTGTGCTCGGCGAATAGTTTGGCAATGGATGGCACCGGCGCCTCAATCGAGGCCAACGTGTACAGGCCGAAGATGAAACAATTCGGTGGCGATTCCAGGCTGTTCGGATCAAAAGCAAAACGGGATTGCGCCAGCCGCGCCAAATCCGTCGGAGCAACATTGATTTCGGTGTGCATATCTATCCTCAGAAAATTCGGTAACCGCCATCCACAGTGATGACATCGCCGGTGTGGTAACGACTCTCCTCAGACATCAGATACACCGCCAACGGGGCAATCTCTTCCGGCGTGGCCCAGCGGCCCAGCGGGATCCGCAGTCGACGGATTGACTCATACTGACGGCGATCCGCCAGCACATCCCGGTTCATCTCCGTTTCCACCCAGCCGGGTAAGACACTGTTCACCGTAATCGCTGAGGCAGCCAGCTCTAACGCCAGGGAGCGACACAGCGAGGTAATAGCCGCCTTCCCCGCGCCATAGTCCGCAAAGCCTGCCGTCCCTTTAACCGCGGACAAACTCGAAATCGCCATCAAGCGCCCCCCTTTCCCCTGACGGCACAAATGCTTCGCCGCATGCTGCAACGTTGCAAACGTGCCGTGCAGGTTGGCCCCGACATGCGCCTGCCACGCATCCCAATCCATGTCGCAGACTGCCTGCCCGCTGCCGCGGCTGCCGGCATTGGCGACACAACCATACAGTGTCCCTTGCCAGGCCAGTGCCGATTCAAACAGCGCCGCGACCGACTCGGGGGAAGTGATATCACATGGCACCAGCCGAACCCGCTCCGGCGCCGCGGCAAACACTGCCAGCACATCCGGATATTTCGCTGGCTTGCGGGCCGTGATCA
Above is a window of Photobacterium sp. TY1-4 DNA encoding:
- a CDS encoding SDR family NAD(P)-dependent oxidoreductase: MFDLTGKTIVVTGSCRGIGLAIARALHGQGANVVITARKPAKYPDVLAVFAAAPERVRLVPCDITSPESVAALFESALAWQGTLYGCVANAGSRGSGQAVCDMDWDAWQAHVGANLHGTFATLQHAAKHLCRQGKGGRLMAISSLSAVKGTAGFADYGAGKAAITSLCRSLALELAASAITVNSVLPGWVETEMNRDVLADRRQYESIRRLRIPLGRWATPEEIAPLAVYLMSEESRYHTGDVITVDGGYRIF